A genome region from Gadus chalcogrammus isolate NIFS_2021 chromosome 5, NIFS_Gcha_1.0, whole genome shotgun sequence includes the following:
- the zgc:154055 gene encoding myotubularin-related protein 9 isoform X4 — translation MEFSEHIRTANVENVVLRQPFHPSTKGTLCITGHHLIFSDRESQSCRQVLLLLRNIDAIEKRAPGPSSGTLTIKCKDLCVFQLDIPGMEQCLNIAHSIEALSSMNEVADMYPFFHRPHDASLQDQWGLSSPQHQYHQMEALRGRWRLSYVNGDHTVCPSYPPTVLVPKAISDDVLLKVARFRQAGRFPVLCYHHRKNGKVIMRSSQPLTGANRKRCQEDELLLQAVIDGSDKGYIIDTRSSQQAQQARMTAGGGVESKSSYPGWTRLHRQMEKGKALQESLIKVVEACGDQTNNMDRWLSKLENSKWLYHVQTALSTAGLLAECVERDGHSVLVHGSEGTDCTLLISTLAQLIMDPACRTLEGFLTLLEREWVQGGHPFQQRCARSAHSHARLQQEAPVFLLLLDCAWQLWYQFPLALGFSEDLLLRLATEAYASDYGTFLCNSDRERCAIGVKEKTHCLFQALLKPEERELYSNPLYESTELAIWPSVHPQSLQLWRGFFLRWSQQGRHLEEARDEMRNMICQWGRLAVR, via the exons ATGGAGTTTTCTGAACATATAAGGACCGCAAACGTGGAGAATGTGGTGCTGCGACAGCCGTTCCATCCATCGACCAAAGGCACATTATGCATAACCGGACACCACCTTATCTTTTCTGATCGAGAGAGCCAGAGCTGTCGACAGGTACTTTTGCTCCTCCGGAATATCGACGCCATCGAGAAAAG GGCACCTGGACCCTCCTCCGGGACTCTCACCATTAAGTGCAAGGACCTGTGTGTTTTCCAGTTGGACATTCCGGGCATGGAGCAGTGTCTAAACATCGCTCACTCCATCGAG GCGTTGTCCTCCATGAATGAAGTGGCAGACATGTATCCCTTCTTTCACAGGCCCCATGACGCCAGCCTACAGGACCAATGGGGTCTCTCCAGCCCCCAGCACCAGTACCATCAAATGGAGGCGCTG CGAGGCAGGTGGCGCCTGAGCTATGTGAACGGAGACCACACAGTGTGTCCCTCCTACCCGCCCACTGTGCTCGTCCCCAAGGCCATCAGCGATGACGTGCTGCTGAAGGTGGCCAGGTTCAGGCAGGCGGGGCGCTTCCCCGTCCTCTGCTACCACCACAGGAAGAACGGCAAG GTCATCATGCGCAGCAGTCAGCCCCTGACGGGAGCCAATAGGAAACGCTGCCAGGAGGacgagctcctcctccaggctgtgATTGATGGCTCGGACAAAGGTTACATCATTGACACTCGCTCCAGTCAGCAGGCACAGCAGGCCAGGatgacggcgggggggggggttgagtccAAATCCAGCTACCCTGGCTGGACAAGGCTGCACAGGCAGATGGAAAA GGGTAAAGCCCTCCAGGAGAGCCTCATTAAAGTGGTGGAAGCCTGCGGGGACCAGACAAACAACATGGACCGCTGGCTCAGCAAGCTGGAGAACTCCAAGTGGCTCTACCACGTCCAGACTGCTCTGTCCACGGCTGGGCTGCTGGCAGAGTGCGTGGAGAG GGACGGCCATTCAGTCCTGGTTCATGGTTCTGAAGGCACAGACTGCACCTTGCTCATCAGCACTCTGGCACAGCTCATTATGGACCCAGCCTGCCGCACGCTGGAAGGCTTCCTTACTCTGCTGGAGAGGGAGTGGGTTCAG GGCGGCCACCCGTTTCAGCAGCGCTGTGCCCGGTCGGCCCATTCCCACGCCCGGCTGCAGCAGGAGGCCCCCgtgttcctgctgctgctggactgcGCGTGGCAGCTGTGGTACCAGTTCCCCCTGGCCCTGGGGTTCTCCGAGGACCTGCTCCTCAGGCTGGCCACTGAGGCCTATGCCTCCGACTATGGCACCTTCCTCTGTAACAGCGACCGGGAGAG GTGTGCCATTGGTGTGAAGGAGAAGACTCACTGTCTTTTCCAGGCCCTGCTGaagccagaggagagagagctttACAGCAACCCCCTATATGAGTCCACTGAGCTGGCTATCTGGCCCTCGGTGCACCCCCAGTCCCTGCAACTTTGGAGGG GCTTTTTCCTGAGGTGGAGCCAACAAGGACGTCACCTAGAAGAGGCCCGCGACGAAATGAGGAACATGATCTGCCAGTGGGGAAGGTTAGCGGTCCGGTGA
- the fam167b gene encoding protein FAM167A, producing MEFKELGGDDSSEGDTEDLDSVKALTEKLKLQTRRPSYFEWQESLQSGPWKDCSNCAKESAEESQDVAALDSVNIPVILSRGNSDLVVRNICGFETIDDALEFIRKELREMQLQDNRLARQLIRLRTEIHRLKVEQVCHRHKEMLDKATYELEECGEESDLLCDIPMKAAFALSTPLKHLGLTKMNINSRRFSLC from the exons ATGGAATTTAAGGAGTTGGGAGGAGATGACAGCTCCGAGGGAGACACAGAAGACTTGGACAGTGTCAAAGCGCTTACAGAAAAGCTGAAATTGCAAACTCGCAGACCATCTTACTTTGAATGGCAGGAGAGCTTACAAAGTGGCCCGTGGAAGGATTGCTCAAACTGTGCAAAAGAAAGTGCCGAAGAAAGTCAGGATGTAGCCGCACTGGACAGCGTTAATATCCCTGTCATTTTGAGCCGTGGGAATTCCGACTTGGTGGTCCGGAATATTTGTGGTTTTGAAACTATCGATGATGCCTTGGAATTTATTAGGAAGGAGCTG AGGGAAATGCAGCTGCAGGACAACCGCCTGGCCCGGCAGCTCATCCGCCTCCGCACGGAGATCCACCGGCTGAAGGTGGAGCAGGTCTGCCACCGCCACAAGGAGATGCTGGACAAGGCAACGTACGAGCTGGAGGAGTGCGGCGAGGAGTCCGACCTTCTCTGCGACATCCCCATGAAGGCCGCCTTCGCTCTCTCCACCCCGCTCAAGCACCTGGGACTGACCAAGATGAACATCAACTCACGGCGCTTCTCGCTGTGCTAA
- the zgc:154055 gene encoding myotubularin-related protein 9 isoform X3: MEFSEHIRTANVENVVLRQPFHPSTKGTLCITGHHLIFSDRESQSCRQVLLLLRNIDAIEKRAPGPSSGTLTIKCKDLCVFQLDIPGMEQCLNIAHSIEALSSMNEVADMYPFFHRPHDASLQDQWGLSSPQHQYHQMEALQRGRWRLSYVNGDHTVCPSYPPTVLVPKAISDDVLLKVARFRQAGRFPVLCYHHRKNGKVIMRSSQPLTGANRKRCQEDELLLQAVIDGSDKGYIIDTRSSQQAQQARMTAGGGVESKSSYPGWTRLHRQMEKGKALQESLIKVVEACGDQTNNMDRWLSKLENSKWLYHVQTALSTAGLLAECVERDGHSVLVHGSEGTDCTLLISTLAQLIMDPACRTLEGFLTLLEREWVQGGHPFQQRCARSAHSHARLQQEAPVFLLLLDCAWQLWYQFPLALGFSEDLLLRLATEAYASDYGTFLCNSDRERCAIGVKEKTHCLFQALLKPEERELYSNPLYESTELAIWPSVHPQSLQLWRGFFLRWSQQGRHLEEARDEMRNMICQWGRLAVR, from the exons ATGGAGTTTTCTGAACATATAAGGACCGCAAACGTGGAGAATGTGGTGCTGCGACAGCCGTTCCATCCATCGACCAAAGGCACATTATGCATAACCGGACACCACCTTATCTTTTCTGATCGAGAGAGCCAGAGCTGTCGACAGGTACTTTTGCTCCTCCGGAATATCGACGCCATCGAGAAAAG GGCACCTGGACCCTCCTCCGGGACTCTCACCATTAAGTGCAAGGACCTGTGTGTTTTCCAGTTGGACATTCCGGGCATGGAGCAGTGTCTAAACATCGCTCACTCCATCGAG GCGTTGTCCTCCATGAATGAAGTGGCAGACATGTATCCCTTCTTTCACAGGCCCCATGACGCCAGCCTACAGGACCAATGGGGTCTCTCCAGCCCCCAGCACCAGTACCATCAAATGGAGGCGCTG CAGCGAGGCAGGTGGCGCCTGAGCTATGTGAACGGAGACCACACAGTGTGTCCCTCCTACCCGCCCACTGTGCTCGTCCCCAAGGCCATCAGCGATGACGTGCTGCTGAAGGTGGCCAGGTTCAGGCAGGCGGGGCGCTTCCCCGTCCTCTGCTACCACCACAGGAAGAACGGCAAG GTCATCATGCGCAGCAGTCAGCCCCTGACGGGAGCCAATAGGAAACGCTGCCAGGAGGacgagctcctcctccaggctgtgATTGATGGCTCGGACAAAGGTTACATCATTGACACTCGCTCCAGTCAGCAGGCACAGCAGGCCAGGatgacggcgggggggggggttgagtccAAATCCAGCTACCCTGGCTGGACAAGGCTGCACAGGCAGATGGAAAA GGGTAAAGCCCTCCAGGAGAGCCTCATTAAAGTGGTGGAAGCCTGCGGGGACCAGACAAACAACATGGACCGCTGGCTCAGCAAGCTGGAGAACTCCAAGTGGCTCTACCACGTCCAGACTGCTCTGTCCACGGCTGGGCTGCTGGCAGAGTGCGTGGAGAG GGACGGCCATTCAGTCCTGGTTCATGGTTCTGAAGGCACAGACTGCACCTTGCTCATCAGCACTCTGGCACAGCTCATTATGGACCCAGCCTGCCGCACGCTGGAAGGCTTCCTTACTCTGCTGGAGAGGGAGTGGGTTCAG GGCGGCCACCCGTTTCAGCAGCGCTGTGCCCGGTCGGCCCATTCCCACGCCCGGCTGCAGCAGGAGGCCCCCgtgttcctgctgctgctggactgcGCGTGGCAGCTGTGGTACCAGTTCCCCCTGGCCCTGGGGTTCTCCGAGGACCTGCTCCTCAGGCTGGCCACTGAGGCCTATGCCTCCGACTATGGCACCTTCCTCTGTAACAGCGACCGGGAGAG GTGTGCCATTGGTGTGAAGGAGAAGACTCACTGTCTTTTCCAGGCCCTGCTGaagccagaggagagagagctttACAGCAACCCCCTATATGAGTCCACTGAGCTGGCTATCTGGCCCTCGGTGCACCCCCAGTCCCTGCAACTTTGGAGGG GCTTTTTCCTGAGGTGGAGCCAACAAGGACGTCACCTAGAAGAGGCCCGCGACGAAATGAGGAACATGATCTGCCAGTGGGGAAGGTTAGCGGTCCGGTGA
- the zgc:154055 gene encoding myotubularin-related protein 9 isoform X2: MEFSEHIRTANVENVVLRQPFHPSTKGTLCITGHHLIFSDRESQSCRQVLLLLRNIDAIEKSVENLLGNSGLLSSARWKERAPGPSSGTLTIKCKDLCVFQLDIPGMEQCLNIAHSIEALSSMNEVADMYPFFHRPHDASLQDQWGLSSPQHQYHQMEALRGRWRLSYVNGDHTVCPSYPPTVLVPKAISDDVLLKVARFRQAGRFPVLCYHHRKNGKVIMRSSQPLTGANRKRCQEDELLLQAVIDGSDKGYIIDTRSSQQAQQARMTAGGGVESKSSYPGWTRLHRQMEKGKALQESLIKVVEACGDQTNNMDRWLSKLENSKWLYHVQTALSTAGLLAECVERDGHSVLVHGSEGTDCTLLISTLAQLIMDPACRTLEGFLTLLEREWVQGGHPFQQRCARSAHSHARLQQEAPVFLLLLDCAWQLWYQFPLALGFSEDLLLRLATEAYASDYGTFLCNSDRERCAIGVKEKTHCLFQALLKPEERELYSNPLYESTELAIWPSVHPQSLQLWRGFFLRWSQQGRHLEEARDEMRNMICQWGRLAVR, encoded by the exons ATGGAGTTTTCTGAACATATAAGGACCGCAAACGTGGAGAATGTGGTGCTGCGACAGCCGTTCCATCCATCGACCAAAGGCACATTATGCATAACCGGACACCACCTTATCTTTTCTGATCGAGAGAGCCAGAGCTGTCGACAGGTACTTTTGCTCCTCCGGAATATCGACGCCATCGAGAAAAG cgtGGAAAACCTTTTGGGGAATTCCGGTCTCCTCTCTAGTGCTCGATGGAAGGAAAG GGCACCTGGACCCTCCTCCGGGACTCTCACCATTAAGTGCAAGGACCTGTGTGTTTTCCAGTTGGACATTCCGGGCATGGAGCAGTGTCTAAACATCGCTCACTCCATCGAG GCGTTGTCCTCCATGAATGAAGTGGCAGACATGTATCCCTTCTTTCACAGGCCCCATGACGCCAGCCTACAGGACCAATGGGGTCTCTCCAGCCCCCAGCACCAGTACCATCAAATGGAGGCGCTG CGAGGCAGGTGGCGCCTGAGCTATGTGAACGGAGACCACACAGTGTGTCCCTCCTACCCGCCCACTGTGCTCGTCCCCAAGGCCATCAGCGATGACGTGCTGCTGAAGGTGGCCAGGTTCAGGCAGGCGGGGCGCTTCCCCGTCCTCTGCTACCACCACAGGAAGAACGGCAAG GTCATCATGCGCAGCAGTCAGCCCCTGACGGGAGCCAATAGGAAACGCTGCCAGGAGGacgagctcctcctccaggctgtgATTGATGGCTCGGACAAAGGTTACATCATTGACACTCGCTCCAGTCAGCAGGCACAGCAGGCCAGGatgacggcgggggggggggttgagtccAAATCCAGCTACCCTGGCTGGACAAGGCTGCACAGGCAGATGGAAAA GGGTAAAGCCCTCCAGGAGAGCCTCATTAAAGTGGTGGAAGCCTGCGGGGACCAGACAAACAACATGGACCGCTGGCTCAGCAAGCTGGAGAACTCCAAGTGGCTCTACCACGTCCAGACTGCTCTGTCCACGGCTGGGCTGCTGGCAGAGTGCGTGGAGAG GGACGGCCATTCAGTCCTGGTTCATGGTTCTGAAGGCACAGACTGCACCTTGCTCATCAGCACTCTGGCACAGCTCATTATGGACCCAGCCTGCCGCACGCTGGAAGGCTTCCTTACTCTGCTGGAGAGGGAGTGGGTTCAG GGCGGCCACCCGTTTCAGCAGCGCTGTGCCCGGTCGGCCCATTCCCACGCCCGGCTGCAGCAGGAGGCCCCCgtgttcctgctgctgctggactgcGCGTGGCAGCTGTGGTACCAGTTCCCCCTGGCCCTGGGGTTCTCCGAGGACCTGCTCCTCAGGCTGGCCACTGAGGCCTATGCCTCCGACTATGGCACCTTCCTCTGTAACAGCGACCGGGAGAG GTGTGCCATTGGTGTGAAGGAGAAGACTCACTGTCTTTTCCAGGCCCTGCTGaagccagaggagagagagctttACAGCAACCCCCTATATGAGTCCACTGAGCTGGCTATCTGGCCCTCGGTGCACCCCCAGTCCCTGCAACTTTGGAGGG GCTTTTTCCTGAGGTGGAGCCAACAAGGACGTCACCTAGAAGAGGCCCGCGACGAAATGAGGAACATGATCTGCCAGTGGGGAAGGTTAGCGGTCCGGTGA
- the zgc:154055 gene encoding myotubularin-related protein 9 isoform X1: MEFSEHIRTANVENVVLRQPFHPSTKGTLCITGHHLIFSDRESQSCRQVLLLLRNIDAIEKSVENLLGNSGLLSSARWKERAPGPSSGTLTIKCKDLCVFQLDIPGMEQCLNIAHSIEALSSMNEVADMYPFFHRPHDASLQDQWGLSSPQHQYHQMEALQRGRWRLSYVNGDHTVCPSYPPTVLVPKAISDDVLLKVARFRQAGRFPVLCYHHRKNGKVIMRSSQPLTGANRKRCQEDELLLQAVIDGSDKGYIIDTRSSQQAQQARMTAGGGVESKSSYPGWTRLHRQMEKGKALQESLIKVVEACGDQTNNMDRWLSKLENSKWLYHVQTALSTAGLLAECVERDGHSVLVHGSEGTDCTLLISTLAQLIMDPACRTLEGFLTLLEREWVQGGHPFQQRCARSAHSHARLQQEAPVFLLLLDCAWQLWYQFPLALGFSEDLLLRLATEAYASDYGTFLCNSDRERCAIGVKEKTHCLFQALLKPEERELYSNPLYESTELAIWPSVHPQSLQLWRGFFLRWSQQGRHLEEARDEMRNMICQWGRLAVR; encoded by the exons ATGGAGTTTTCTGAACATATAAGGACCGCAAACGTGGAGAATGTGGTGCTGCGACAGCCGTTCCATCCATCGACCAAAGGCACATTATGCATAACCGGACACCACCTTATCTTTTCTGATCGAGAGAGCCAGAGCTGTCGACAGGTACTTTTGCTCCTCCGGAATATCGACGCCATCGAGAAAAG cgtGGAAAACCTTTTGGGGAATTCCGGTCTCCTCTCTAGTGCTCGATGGAAGGAAAG GGCACCTGGACCCTCCTCCGGGACTCTCACCATTAAGTGCAAGGACCTGTGTGTTTTCCAGTTGGACATTCCGGGCATGGAGCAGTGTCTAAACATCGCTCACTCCATCGAG GCGTTGTCCTCCATGAATGAAGTGGCAGACATGTATCCCTTCTTTCACAGGCCCCATGACGCCAGCCTACAGGACCAATGGGGTCTCTCCAGCCCCCAGCACCAGTACCATCAAATGGAGGCGCTG CAGCGAGGCAGGTGGCGCCTGAGCTATGTGAACGGAGACCACACAGTGTGTCCCTCCTACCCGCCCACTGTGCTCGTCCCCAAGGCCATCAGCGATGACGTGCTGCTGAAGGTGGCCAGGTTCAGGCAGGCGGGGCGCTTCCCCGTCCTCTGCTACCACCACAGGAAGAACGGCAAG GTCATCATGCGCAGCAGTCAGCCCCTGACGGGAGCCAATAGGAAACGCTGCCAGGAGGacgagctcctcctccaggctgtgATTGATGGCTCGGACAAAGGTTACATCATTGACACTCGCTCCAGTCAGCAGGCACAGCAGGCCAGGatgacggcgggggggggggttgagtccAAATCCAGCTACCCTGGCTGGACAAGGCTGCACAGGCAGATGGAAAA GGGTAAAGCCCTCCAGGAGAGCCTCATTAAAGTGGTGGAAGCCTGCGGGGACCAGACAAACAACATGGACCGCTGGCTCAGCAAGCTGGAGAACTCCAAGTGGCTCTACCACGTCCAGACTGCTCTGTCCACGGCTGGGCTGCTGGCAGAGTGCGTGGAGAG GGACGGCCATTCAGTCCTGGTTCATGGTTCTGAAGGCACAGACTGCACCTTGCTCATCAGCACTCTGGCACAGCTCATTATGGACCCAGCCTGCCGCACGCTGGAAGGCTTCCTTACTCTGCTGGAGAGGGAGTGGGTTCAG GGCGGCCACCCGTTTCAGCAGCGCTGTGCCCGGTCGGCCCATTCCCACGCCCGGCTGCAGCAGGAGGCCCCCgtgttcctgctgctgctggactgcGCGTGGCAGCTGTGGTACCAGTTCCCCCTGGCCCTGGGGTTCTCCGAGGACCTGCTCCTCAGGCTGGCCACTGAGGCCTATGCCTCCGACTATGGCACCTTCCTCTGTAACAGCGACCGGGAGAG GTGTGCCATTGGTGTGAAGGAGAAGACTCACTGTCTTTTCCAGGCCCTGCTGaagccagaggagagagagctttACAGCAACCCCCTATATGAGTCCACTGAGCTGGCTATCTGGCCCTCGGTGCACCCCCAGTCCCTGCAACTTTGGAGGG GCTTTTTCCTGAGGTGGAGCCAACAAGGACGTCACCTAGAAGAGGCCCGCGACGAAATGAGGAACATGATCTGCCAGTGGGGAAGGTTAGCGGTCCGGTGA